In the genome of Pseudomonas sp. P5_109, one region contains:
- a CDS encoding MOSC domain-containing protein: MSPLQELIAEVPQQGRVRWIGVRPQSRSQMLELDAVEARLEAGLTGDHARAGVRNARQVTLIQWEHLAVISSLMGRAQDHPVRPEDLRRNLVISGINLFSLKGRRFRIGQATFETTGWCQPCARLESNLGIGTFQAVRGHGGITARVLQSGIIRLDDIVSVEPIADSGYAAFNPG; this comes from the coding sequence GTGAGCCCGCTGCAGGAACTGATCGCCGAGGTGCCGCAACAAGGCCGTGTGCGCTGGATCGGCGTGCGCCCGCAATCACGTTCGCAGATGCTTGAACTCGATGCCGTGGAAGCGCGCCTGGAGGCCGGCCTGACCGGCGACCACGCCCGCGCCGGCGTGCGCAATGCGCGGCAGGTGACGCTGATTCAGTGGGAGCACCTGGCCGTGATCAGCTCATTGATGGGGCGAGCGCAGGATCATCCGGTCCGGCCTGAAGATCTGCGGCGCAATCTCGTTATCAGTGGCATCAATCTATTCAGCCTCAAGGGCCGTCGCTTCCGGATTGGCCAGGCAACGTTCGAAACCACTGGCTGGTGCCAACCCTGTGCACGCCTTGAAAGCAACCTGGGCATCGGCACCTTTCAGGCCGTGCGCGGACATGGCGGAATCACCGCCCGGGTGTTACAAAGTGGAATCATTCGCCTGGACGATATCGTCAGCGTCGAACCCATTGCGGACAGCGGCTATGCTGCGTTCAACCCCGGATAA
- a CDS encoding PP0621 family protein, which translates to MLRLLFWIALIAAAVWFWRKFKGQASNPRSPAEREAAPMVRCAHCGVHLPRDRALSLDQRWYCSQAHLEQDKGSSGR; encoded by the coding sequence ATGCTTCGTCTATTGTTCTGGATTGCCCTGATTGCCGCTGCAGTATGGTTCTGGCGCAAATTCAAGGGTCAGGCTTCCAACCCCAGGTCCCCTGCCGAACGGGAAGCGGCGCCCATGGTCCGTTGCGCCCATTGCGGTGTTCACCTGCCCCGTGACCGCGCGCTGAGCCTCGACCAACGCTGGTATTGCAGCCAGGCTCATCTCGAGCAAGACAAGGGCTCCAGCGGCCGCTGA
- a CDS encoding DUF3094 domain-containing protein, with protein MTSRLNPDDQKHVEEYLQLSQHQVERRPFRPWMLLVLVLAVTIGLGLLSRLISYLTL; from the coding sequence ATGACCAGCCGCCTGAACCCCGACGACCAAAAGCATGTCGAAGAGTACCTGCAGTTGTCCCAGCACCAAGTCGAGCGCCGGCCTTTCCGGCCGTGGATGCTCCTTGTACTGGTATTGGCAGTGACCATTGGTCTGGGCCTGTTGAGCCGACTTATCAGTTACCTGACGCTATGA
- the clpB gene encoding ATP-dependent chaperone ClpB, translating to MRIDRLTSKLQLALSDAQSLAVGLDHPAIEPAHLMQALLEQQGGSIKPLLMQVGFDVNSLRKELTKELDQLPKIQNPTGDVNMSQDLARLLNQADRLAQQKGDQFISSELVLLAAMDENSKLGKLLLGQGVSKKALENAINNLRGGEAVNDPNHEEARQALDKYTVDLTKRAEDGKLDPVIGRDDEIRRTIQVLQRRTKNNPVLIGEPGVGKTAIAEGLAQRIINGEVPDGLKGKRLLSLDMGALIAGAKYRGEFEERLKSLLNELSKQEGQIILFIDELHTMVGAGKGEGSMDAGNMLKPALARGELHCVGATTLNEYRQYIEKDAALERRFQKVLVDEPSEEDTIAILRGLKERYEVHHKVAITDGAIIAAAKLSHRYITDRQLPDKAIDLIDEAASRIRMEIDSKPEVLDRLERRLIQLKVESQALKKESDDAAKKRLEKLQEEIARHEREYSDLEEIWNSEKAEVQGSAQIQQKIEQSRQELEAARRKGDLNRMAELQYGVIPDLERSLQMVDQHGKAENQLLRSKVTEEEIAEVVSKWTGIPVSKMLEGERDKLMKMESLLHQRVIGQDEAVVAVSNAVRRSRAGLSDPNRPSGSFMFLGPTGVGKTELCKALAEFLFDTEEAMVRIDMSEFMEKHSVARLIGAPPGYVGYEEGGYLTEAVRRKPYSVILMDEVEKAHPDVFNILLQVLEDGRLTDSHGRTVDFKNTVIVMTSNLGSVQIQELVGDREAQRAAVMDAISTHFRPEFINRVDEVVIFERLARDQIAGITEIQLGRLRSRLTERELKLDLSPEAMDKLIAVGYDPVYGARPLKRAIQRWIENPLAQLILSGRFMPGDTAHGVVENDEIVFV from the coding sequence ATGCGTATAGACCGTTTAACCAGCAAATTGCAGTTAGCGTTGTCCGATGCCCAATCCCTGGCTGTCGGCCTCGATCATCCGGCCATTGAACCGGCGCACTTGATGCAAGCCTTGCTCGAACAGCAGGGCGGCTCGATCAAGCCCCTGCTGATGCAGGTGGGCTTCGACGTCAACAGCCTGCGTAAAGAGCTGACCAAAGAGCTCGACCAGCTACCGAAAATCCAGAATCCGACCGGTGACGTGAACATGTCGCAGGATCTGGCGCGGCTGCTCAACCAGGCCGACCGTCTGGCCCAGCAAAAGGGCGACCAGTTCATCTCCAGTGAGCTGGTGCTGCTCGCGGCCATGGACGAGAACAGCAAGCTCGGCAAGCTGTTGCTCGGCCAGGGTGTGAGCAAGAAAGCCCTGGAAAATGCGATCAACAACCTGCGTGGTGGCGAGGCCGTCAATGATCCGAACCACGAAGAAGCGCGACAGGCGCTGGATAAGTACACCGTCGACCTGACCAAGCGCGCCGAAGACGGCAAGCTCGATCCGGTGATCGGCCGTGACGACGAAATTCGCCGGACCATCCAAGTGCTGCAACGTCGCACCAAGAACAACCCGGTGCTGATCGGTGAGCCTGGCGTGGGTAAAACCGCCATCGCCGAAGGCCTGGCCCAGCGCATCATCAATGGTGAAGTGCCGGACGGCCTCAAGGGCAAGCGCCTGTTGTCCCTGGACATGGGGGCGCTGATCGCCGGTGCCAAGTATCGCGGTGAGTTCGAGGAGCGCCTGAAATCCCTGCTCAATGAACTGTCGAAGCAGGAAGGGCAGATCATCCTGTTCATCGACGAACTGCACACCATGGTCGGCGCCGGTAAGGGCGAAGGCTCGATGGATGCGGGCAACATGCTCAAGCCGGCATTGGCGCGCGGAGAGCTGCATTGCGTTGGTGCGACCACGCTCAACGAGTACCGCCAATATATAGAGAAGGACGCCGCTCTCGAGCGACGCTTCCAGAAAGTGCTGGTGGATGAGCCTAGCGAAGAGGACACCATCGCCATCCTGCGTGGCCTCAAAGAGCGCTATGAGGTTCACCACAAGGTGGCGATCACCGACGGCGCGATCATTGCCGCGGCCAAGCTCAGTCATCGTTACATCACTGACCGGCAGCTGCCCGACAAGGCCATCGACCTGATCGACGAGGCCGCCAGCCGCATCCGCATGGAGATCGACTCCAAGCCGGAAGTGCTGGACCGTCTGGAGCGTCGCCTGATTCAGTTGAAGGTGGAATCCCAGGCGCTGAAGAAAGAAAGCGACGACGCGGCGAAGAAGCGTCTGGAAAAATTGCAGGAAGAAATCGCTCGTCATGAGCGTGAGTACTCGGATCTCGAAGAAATCTGGAACTCGGAAAAAGCCGAAGTCCAGGGTTCTGCGCAGATCCAGCAGAAAATCGAACAGTCCCGTCAGGAGCTGGAAGCGGCCCGTCGCAAAGGCGACCTGAACCGCATGGCCGAGTTGCAGTACGGGGTCATCCCGGACCTGGAGCGCAGCCTGCAAATGGTCGACCAGCATGGCAAAGCCGAAAACCAGTTGCTGCGCAGCAAGGTGACTGAAGAAGAGATCGCCGAAGTGGTGTCGAAGTGGACCGGTATTCCGGTGTCGAAGATGCTCGAAGGCGAGCGCGACAAGCTGATGAAGATGGAAAGCCTGTTGCACCAGCGTGTGATTGGCCAGGATGAAGCGGTCGTGGCGGTCTCCAACGCGGTGCGGCGTTCCCGCGCCGGGTTGTCCGACCCGAACCGGCCGAGCGGCTCTTTCATGTTCCTCGGCCCGACCGGTGTCGGTAAAACCGAGCTGTGCAAGGCCCTGGCCGAATTCCTCTTTGATACTGAAGAGGCGATGGTGCGGATCGACATGTCCGAGTTCATGGAGAAACACTCCGTGGCTCGCTTGATCGGTGCGCCACCAGGCTACGTGGGGTATGAAGAGGGCGGTTACCTGACCGAGGCCGTACGTCGCAAGCCGTATTCGGTGATCCTCATGGACGAAGTCGAGAAGGCGCACCCGGATGTGTTCAACATCTTGCTGCAAGTGCTCGAGGATGGTCGTCTGACCGACAGCCATGGCCGCACGGTGGATTTCAAGAATACCGTGATTGTCATGACTTCCAACCTGGGGTCGGTGCAGATCCAGGAGCTGGTCGGTGACCGTGAGGCGCAGCGTGCAGCGGTGATGGATGCGATCTCCACGCACTTCCGGCCGGAGTTCATTAACCGGGTCGACGAAGTGGTGATCTTCGAGCGGTTGGCGCGGGATCAGATTGCCGGTATCACCGAAATCCAGCTGGGTCGTCTGCGCAGCCGCCTGACCGAGCGCGAGCTGAAGCTCGATCTCAGCCCTGAGGCGATGGACAAGCTGATCGCGGTCGGTTACGACCCGGTATACGGCGCACGGCCGCTCAAGCGAGCGATCCAGCGCTGGATCGAGAACCCGCTGGCGCAGTTGATCCTGTCCGGTCGATTCATGCCGGGCGATACCGCTCACGGTGTGGTGGAAAACGACGAAATCGTCTTCGTCTGA
- a CDS encoding outer membrane protein assembly factor BamD: MQVKHLLLIAILALTAACSSKEVVDENLSEVELYQQAQNDLDNSSYTSAIAKLKALESRYPFGRYADQAQLELIYANYKNTEPEAAKSAAERFIRLHPQHPNVDYAYYLKGLTSFDQDVGLLARFLPLDMTKRDPGAARDSYNEFAQLTSRFPNSRYAPDAKQRMIYLRNLLAAYEIHVADYYLTRQAYVAAANRGRYVVENFQETPSVGDGLAVMTEAYQRLHLDELAATSLETLKLNYPNHPTLVDGQFVPTVAEADNRSWLSKATLGLIESSPPLPPGETRANQDVQKQFQDAKDAIPAELKPKDGNGDAIEEENHEAEGNNSDRSWFSYMTFGVFD, from the coding sequence ATGCAAGTGAAACACCTGCTGCTGATCGCCATCCTCGCATTGACCGCTGCTTGCTCATCGAAGGAAGTCGTAGACGAAAACCTCAGTGAAGTCGAGCTGTACCAACAGGCTCAAAATGACCTGGACAACAGTAGCTACACCAGTGCCATCGCCAAGCTGAAGGCTCTGGAATCGCGTTATCCGTTCGGTCGTTATGCCGATCAGGCACAACTCGAGCTCATCTACGCCAACTACAAGAACACCGAGCCAGAGGCTGCAAAGTCCGCTGCGGAGCGTTTCATTCGCCTGCACCCACAGCATCCGAACGTCGATTACGCCTACTACCTCAAGGGCCTGACTTCTTTCGACCAGGACGTCGGCCTGCTCGCTCGCTTCCTGCCGCTGGACATGACCAAGCGTGACCCGGGCGCCGCCCGCGACTCCTATAACGAGTTCGCCCAGCTGACCAGCCGCTTCCCGAACAGCCGCTACGCGCCAGACGCCAAGCAGCGCATGATTTATCTGCGCAACCTGTTGGCGGCCTATGAAATTCACGTAGCCGACTACTACCTGACCCGTCAGGCCTATGTCGCCGCGGCGAACCGTGGTCGTTACGTGGTGGAAAACTTCCAGGAAACCCCTTCGGTCGGCGACGGCCTGGCGGTGATGACCGAGGCCTACCAGCGCCTGCACTTGGATGAACTGGCTGCCACCAGCCTGGAAACCCTGAAGCTCAACTACCCGAACCACCCGACGCTGGTGGACGGTCAGTTCGTACCGACCGTGGCCGAAGCCGACAACCGTTCGTGGCTGAGCAAGGCGACCCTGGGCCTGATCGAGTCCAGTCCGCCACTGCCACCGGGCGAAACCCGCGCCAACCAGGACGTACAGAAGCAGTTCCAGGACGCCAAGGACGCAATCCCGGCCGAGCTCAAGCCTAAAGACGGCAATGGCGACGCGATCGAAGAAGAAAATCACGAAGCGGAAGGCAACAACAGTGACCGCTCGTGGTTCAGCTACATGACCTTCGGTGTGTTCGACTGA
- the rluD gene encoding 23S rRNA pseudouridine(1911/1915/1917) synthase RluD has protein sequence MSDKIELRAEVPSELGGQRLDQVAAQLFAEHSRSRLSAWIKDGRLTVDGAVIRPRDIVHGGAILELTAEQEAQGEWVAQDIALDIVYEDDDILVINKPAGLVVHPAAGHADGTLLNALLHHVPDIINVPRAGIVHRLDKDTTGLMVVAKTIQAQTQLVTQLQSRSVSRIYECIVIGVVTAGGKINAPIGRHGQQRQRMAVMEGGKQAVSHYRVLERFRSHTHVRVKLETGRTHQIRVHMAHINYPLVGDPAYGGRFRIPPAANPTMVESLKNFPRQALHARFLELDHPTTGQRMSWESPLPEDFVWLLTLLKQDREAFIG, from the coding sequence ATGTCCGATAAAATTGAACTTCGCGCAGAGGTGCCGTCCGAATTGGGCGGCCAACGCCTCGATCAAGTCGCCGCACAATTATTCGCTGAGCACTCGCGCTCGCGCCTTTCCGCCTGGATCAAAGACGGCCGCCTGACTGTGGATGGGGCGGTTATCCGCCCGCGAGACATCGTCCATGGCGGCGCCATCCTTGAGTTGACTGCCGAGCAGGAAGCTCAGGGCGAATGGGTCGCTCAAGACATTGCCCTGGACATCGTCTACGAAGACGACGACATCCTGGTGATCAACAAGCCTGCGGGCCTGGTGGTGCACCCGGCTGCCGGTCATGCCGACGGCACCTTGCTCAACGCCTTGCTGCACCACGTGCCGGACATCATCAATGTGCCCCGCGCCGGTATCGTGCATCGCCTGGACAAGGACACCACCGGTCTGATGGTGGTGGCCAAGACCATTCAAGCGCAGACGCAGCTGGTTACACAGTTGCAGAGCCGCAGCGTCAGCCGGATCTACGAGTGCATCGTGATCGGTGTGGTGACAGCCGGTGGCAAGATCAACGCGCCGATCGGTCGTCATGGCCAGCAACGCCAGCGCATGGCCGTGATGGAAGGTGGCAAGCAAGCCGTCAGCCATTACCGCGTGCTCGAGCGTTTCCGCTCCCACACCCATGTGCGGGTGAAGCTGGAAACCGGCCGTACGCACCAGATTCGCGTGCACATGGCGCACATCAACTACCCGTTGGTCGGAGATCCTGCCTACGGTGGTCGTTTCCGTATCCCGCCGGCAGCCAACCCAACCATGGTCGAGTCGCTGAAAAACTTCCCGCGTCAGGCGCTGCATGCGCGTTTCCTGGAACTGGATCATCCGACCACCGGTCAGCGCATGAGCTGGGAGTCGCCATTGCCGGAAGATTTCGTCTGGTTGCTGACCCTGCTCAAGCAAGACCGTGAGGCGTTCATCGGATGA
- the pgeF gene encoding peptidoglycan editing factor PgeF produces the protein MNDWLIPDWPAPAGVKACVTTRAGGVSVAPFDSLNLGDHVDDSPEAVAENRRRLTDHFSIQPAWLQQVHGIVVAHADPGRVDTADASWTSTPGVACAAMTADCLPALFCDRAGTRVAAAHAGWRGLAAGVLEATLDSLVVPPAEVLVWLGPAIGPQAFEVGPEVRETFVQQLPQAAEAFVPSQNPGKFMADIYMLARLRLAARGVTAVYGGGFCTVTDPRFFSYRRAPRTGRFASLIWLAR, from the coding sequence ATGAATGACTGGCTGATTCCTGACTGGCCCGCGCCGGCCGGGGTCAAAGCCTGCGTCACCACCCGTGCGGGCGGCGTCAGTGTGGCGCCGTTCGACAGCCTCAACCTCGGTGATCACGTCGACGACAGCCCTGAAGCTGTTGCCGAGAATCGCCGTCGTCTTACCGATCATTTCTCGATTCAACCGGCCTGGCTGCAGCAGGTCCACGGCATCGTCGTGGCCCATGCCGACCCTGGCCGGGTGGATACGGCTGATGCCAGCTGGACATCAACGCCAGGCGTCGCCTGTGCGGCGATGACCGCCGATTGCCTGCCTGCGCTGTTTTGCGACCGTGCCGGCACCCGCGTCGCTGCAGCTCATGCCGGTTGGCGCGGGTTGGCGGCTGGTGTGCTGGAAGCCACCCTCGACAGTCTGGTGGTGCCACCTGCCGAGGTATTGGTCTGGCTCGGCCCGGCCATCGGTCCGCAAGCCTTCGAAGTCGGCCCGGAAGTTCGCGAAACCTTCGTGCAGCAGTTGCCGCAAGCGGCTGAAGCCTTCGTGCCGAGTCAAAACCCCGGCAAGTTCATGGCCGACATCTATATGCTGGCGCGTCTGCGCCTGGCAGCTCGTGGCGTCACAGCTGTCTACGGTGGCGGTTTCTGCACCGTGACCGATCCACGTTTCTTTTCCTATCGCCGCGCCCCTCGCACTGGCCGATTTGCCTCTCTTATCTGGCTCGCCCGCTAA
- a CDS encoding DUF1780 domain-containing protein, with protein MDDSDYLRLLTIAAEQANAFLSNARKWERERWVCQRLLQGLNIPYRADEFAPAGEPPDVLFRDASFEVFFVLDEGRRLNDEWRDELQRRRSAFSLSQLVRREAKPRRIPANEFLLRLAPTLRKKAHNYKERGMDLGELDIIAFASLKREVLDLNSHFPPPTEYLRQGWRSLSLVGPTFARVLFAHPDAPDFLRSNLGRSIVFDVGISL; from the coding sequence ATGGATGACTCAGATTACTTACGCCTGCTGACCATCGCGGCCGAGCAAGCCAACGCCTTCCTGTCCAATGCCCGCAAATGGGAGCGGGAGCGTTGGGTGTGCCAGCGCCTGCTGCAAGGCTTGAACATCCCCTACCGTGCCGATGAGTTCGCCCCCGCCGGGGAGCCACCGGACGTACTGTTTCGCGATGCCAGTTTCGAGGTGTTCTTCGTCCTCGACGAAGGCCGGCGCCTCAACGACGAATGGCGCGACGAACTGCAGCGCCGCCGCAGCGCCTTTTCCCTGAGCCAGCTGGTGCGCCGAGAGGCCAAGCCCCGACGCATCCCCGCCAACGAGTTCTTGCTGCGATTGGCGCCGACCTTGCGCAAAAAAGCGCACAACTACAAAGAACGCGGCATGGATCTGGGTGAGCTGGACATCATTGCCTTCGCCAGCCTCAAACGCGAAGTGCTGGATCTCAACAGCCATTTCCCGCCGCCGACCGAATACCTGCGCCAGGGCTGGCGTTCGTTGTCATTGGTCGGACCGACCTTCGCCCGCGTGCTGTTCGCCCACCCGGATGCACCGGACTTCTTGCGCAGCAACCTGGGGCGCAGCATTGTGTTCGACGTCGGGATCAGTTTGTGA
- a CDS encoding aromatic acid/H+ symport family MFS transporter gives MRKIDVHEVIDNARFNRFHWMVLFWCALIIIFDGYDLVIYGVVLPMLMKEWGLSPLQAGALGSYALFGMMFGALFFGPLSDRIGRKKAITICVMLFSGFTVLNGFARNPTEFGLCRFIAGLGIGGVMPNVVALMNEYAPKKIRSTLVAIMFSGYSVGGMLSAGLGIVLIPSFGWQSVFYVAILPLLLLPLIMYFLPESVGFMLRQGRNEEARNILQRIDPAYVAQTSDQLHMAEVKGTGTPVLQLFREGRALRTLMLWLAFFCCLLMVYALSSWLPKLMANAGYSLGSSLSFLLVLNFGAIFGAVGGGVLGDKLNLPRVLSVFFAMAAVSITLLGFNSPMPVLYLLIAIAGATTIGSQILLYACAAQFYSMTIRSTGLGWASGIGRNGAIVGPLLGGALLGISLPLQLNFMAFALPGAVAALAMTVFTISSRRSAAGVNPALSATGA, from the coding sequence ATGCGCAAGATCGACGTACATGAGGTTATCGATAACGCTCGTTTCAACCGCTTTCACTGGATGGTGCTGTTCTGGTGTGCCCTGATCATCATCTTCGACGGTTACGATCTGGTGATCTACGGCGTGGTCCTGCCGATGCTGATGAAAGAGTGGGGGCTCAGTCCTTTGCAAGCGGGTGCATTGGGCAGCTATGCACTGTTCGGCATGATGTTCGGCGCGCTGTTCTTCGGCCCGTTGTCGGACAGGATCGGTCGCAAAAAAGCCATCACGATCTGCGTGATGCTCTTCAGTGGCTTCACCGTGCTCAACGGTTTCGCCCGCAACCCCACCGAGTTCGGACTGTGTCGCTTCATTGCCGGGCTCGGCATTGGCGGCGTGATGCCTAACGTCGTGGCACTGATGAACGAGTACGCGCCGAAAAAAATCCGCAGCACGCTGGTCGCGATCATGTTCAGCGGTTACTCGGTGGGCGGCATGCTGTCCGCCGGCCTGGGCATTGTGCTGATCCCGAGTTTCGGCTGGCAGTCGGTGTTTTACGTGGCGATCCTGCCGTTGCTGTTGTTGCCTCTGATCATGTATTTCCTGCCCGAATCGGTGGGCTTCATGTTGCGTCAGGGGCGTAATGAAGAGGCGCGCAACATTCTTCAGCGCATCGATCCGGCCTACGTCGCGCAAACCTCTGATCAATTGCACATGGCCGAAGTGAAAGGCACCGGCACACCAGTGTTGCAGCTGTTCCGTGAAGGCCGTGCGCTGCGCACGCTGATGTTGTGGCTGGCGTTTTTCTGCTGCCTGTTGATGGTGTACGCGCTGAGTTCCTGGTTGCCGAAACTGATGGCCAACGCCGGTTACAGCCTGGGTTCGAGCCTGTCGTTCCTGCTGGTGTTGAACTTCGGGGCGATCTTCGGCGCGGTCGGTGGCGGGGTGCTGGGTGACAAACTCAATCTGCCGCGGGTGCTGTCGGTGTTTTTCGCCATGGCAGCGGTGTCGATCACGCTGTTGGGCTTCAACAGCCCGATGCCGGTGTTGTACCTGCTGATCGCCATTGCGGGTGCCACCACCATTGGCTCGCAGATTCTTTTGTACGCCTGCGCCGCGCAGTTTTATTCCATGACGATTCGTTCTACCGGCCTGGGCTGGGCGTCGGGCATTGGGCGCAACGGGGCCATCGTCGGTCCGCTGCTCGGTGGTGCCTTGCTCGGGATCAGCTTGCCCTTGCAACTGAACTTCATGGCGTTTGCCTTGCCCGGTGCGGTGGCGGCCCTGGCCATGACCGTGTTCACCATCAGCAGCCGACGCAGCGCTGCTGGCGTCAACCCAGCGTTGTCAGCGACCGGTGCCTGA
- a CDS encoding NAD(P)/FAD-dependent oxidoreductase: protein MSHRIVIVGGGAGGLELATRLGKTLGKRGTASVMLVDANLTHIWKPLLHEVAAGSLNSSEDELNYVAQAKWNHFEFQLGRMSGLDRAKKKIQLAATYDEAGLELVPAREVPYDSLVISVGSTTNDFGTQGAAQHCLFLDTRKQAERFHQQLLNHYLRAHAGQTDTIEQISVAIVGAGATGVELAAELHNAAHELAAYGLDRIKPENMHITLIEAGPRVLPALPERIGGPVHKTLEKLGVNVMTNAAVSEVTADSLITADGKVINASLKVWAAGIRAPGFLKDIDGLETNRINQLQVLPTLQTTRDENIFAFGDCAACPQPGTDRNVPPRAQAAHQQASLLAKSLKLRIEGKALPEYKYTDYGSLISLSRFSAVGNLMGNLTGSVMLEGWLARMFYVSLYRMHQMALYGPFRTAMLMLGSKIGRGTEPRLKLH from the coding sequence ATGTCCCATCGTATTGTCATTGTCGGCGGCGGCGCCGGCGGTCTGGAGTTGGCTACCCGTCTGGGTAAGACTCTGGGCAAACGCGGCACGGCCAGTGTGATGCTGGTCGACGCGAACCTGACCCACATCTGGAAACCGTTGTTGCACGAAGTGGCGGCCGGTTCCCTGAACTCTTCCGAAGACGAACTCAACTATGTGGCCCAGGCCAAATGGAACCACTTCGAGTTCCAGCTGGGGCGCATGAGCGGGCTCGATCGCGCGAAGAAAAAAATCCAGCTGGCCGCAACCTATGACGAAGCCGGCCTGGAACTGGTGCCGGCCCGTGAAGTGCCTTACGACTCGCTGGTGATCTCCGTCGGCAGCACCACCAACGATTTCGGCACCCAGGGCGCGGCGCAGCACTGCCTGTTCCTCGACACCCGCAAACAGGCCGAGCGCTTCCACCAGCAACTGCTCAATCACTATTTACGCGCTCACGCTGGTCAGACCGACACGATCGAGCAAATCAGCGTGGCCATCGTCGGCGCCGGCGCCACCGGGGTCGAACTGGCCGCCGAACTGCACAACGCCGCCCATGAATTGGCAGCCTATGGCCTGGACCGGATCAAACCGGAAAACATGCACATCACCCTGATCGAAGCCGGTCCACGCGTCCTGCCGGCGCTGCCCGAGCGGATTGGCGGACCTGTGCATAAAACCCTGGAGAAACTCGGGGTCAACGTCATGACCAATGCTGCGGTCAGCGAAGTGACGGCCGACAGCCTGATCACCGCCGATGGCAAAGTGATCAACGCTAGCCTGAAGGTCTGGGCCGCGGGGATTCGCGCACCGGGTTTCCTCAAGGACATCGATGGCCTGGAAACCAACCGCATCAATCAGCTGCAGGTGCTGCCGACCCTGCAAACCACCCGTGACGAAAATATCTTTGCATTCGGTGACTGCGCCGCCTGCCCGCAACCAGGCACCGACCGCAATGTGCCGCCACGTGCCCAGGCCGCGCATCAACAGGCGTCGTTGCTGGCCAAATCGCTGAAACTGCGCATCGAAGGCAAGGCACTGCCGGAGTACAAATACACCGACTACGGCTCGCTGATCTCGCTGTCGCGTTTTTCGGCTGTGGGTAACTTGATGGGCAACCTCACCGGCAGCGTGATGCTCGAAGGCTGGCTGGCGCGGATGTTCTACGTGTCGCTGTACCGCATGCACCAGATGGCGTTGTACGGGCCGTTCCGCACGGCAATGCTGATGCTGGGCAGCAAGATTGGGCGCGGGACTGAGCCACGCTTGAAACTGCACTAA